Within Deinococcus seoulensis, the genomic segment CGGAACCCGTTTCTCTCCTGCCCGCTCCGTTCGGATTGAAGGGTCTTTGTAGCCCATTCAATCAGAGTCGGTATGAATTCCTACGGGCGACTGGCTTCACTCCTCAATGGCCTCGACCCCGGTACGTTGGCGGCGATGAAGCCGCGAAGGAAGCGTTCAAAACAAAGTCCTGACAGCGACGCTCCGCCAGGCGGAGCGTCTCTCACCGCGTGTCTCTCTGTGGTGCATGGACGAACATCGAATCGGGCTCAAACCAATCCGGCGTTCCATGTGGGCGCCGACTGGGCAGCCGTTGACCTGCACCGTTCAGCCTGGATACGAGTGGTTGTATGTGTAAGCGTTTGTCAATCCGGAGAGCGGCGAGAGCTTGTTCTGGTTGATCCCGGTGGTGAACAAACAGGCGTACGGGGCCGTCATGACGGCGTTTGCGCAGAAGGTCCTGGCGCCGACCATCGTGTGTTGTTCGTTCAGGATGGCGCTGGTTTCCAAGTGCCACCTGATAACGGGCATCCTGAAGGGATTCAGACTGTGACATTGCCGCCGTACTCACCGGA encodes:
- a CDS encoding winged helix-turn-helix domain-containing protein, with translation MKGLCSPFNQSRYEFLRATGFTPQWPRPRYVGGDEAAKEAFKTKS